The following are encoded in a window of Ensifer adhaerens genomic DNA:
- a CDS encoding MgtC/SapB family protein, which produces MNIRGVTFDVIPHLGALVGAYLLSLPIGWDREKGERSAGLRTFPLVAIASCGFIQATERLTTGSPEATARIVEGLITGMGFIGGGAILVVKASVRGTATAASLWATGAIGTSVGLGAYDVAIVLSVMTFLTLRLNANLKTDGPENKPD; this is translated from the coding sequence ATGAACATAAGAGGAGTAACATTCGATGTCATTCCACATCTTGGCGCGCTCGTGGGCGCATATTTACTGTCGCTTCCTATCGGATGGGACCGGGAAAAGGGCGAAAGAAGCGCGGGGTTGCGCACATTCCCACTCGTCGCCATAGCGAGTTGCGGATTTATACAGGCCACCGAACGCTTGACCACGGGAAGCCCGGAAGCCACAGCCCGGATCGTCGAAGGGCTGATCACTGGCATGGGGTTCATCGGAGGCGGAGCTATCCTTGTTGTCAAAGCAAGCGTGCGTGGAACTGCGACAGCAGCGAGCCTTTGGGCGACAGGCGCGATCGGCACCTCCGTGGGTCTCGGCGCTTACGACGTAGCAATCGTGCTCTCAGTCATGACTTTCCTCACCCTTCGCCTCAATGCCAATCTCAAAACAGACGGCCCCGAGAACAAACCGGATTGA
- a CDS encoding CBS domain-containing protein codes for MLVGEIVKDKGAGVIAVAPDQAMVEILRLFRDNNIGFVVVSHAPGRYMGTVSERDCCNALAEYGPEAALMPVAEIMNRNVAICSAVDGLPLVMSIMTQRRTRHVLVIEEEAIVGVVSIGDVVKHRLDEAQRTERHLYEYIAGAGYH; via the coding sequence ATGCTTGTCGGTGAAATCGTGAAGGATAAGGGTGCTGGAGTGATCGCAGTCGCTCCCGACCAGGCGATGGTGGAGATCCTGCGGCTCTTTCGTGACAACAATATCGGCTTCGTGGTCGTCAGCCACGCGCCCGGAAGGTACATGGGCACGGTCTCGGAACGGGATTGCTGCAATGCGCTTGCGGAATATGGGCCTGAGGCAGCGCTGATGCCGGTCGCCGAGATCATGAACCGCAACGTGGCGATCTGTTCGGCTGTCGATGGGCTGCCCCTGGTGATGTCGATCATGACCCAGAGACGGACACGTCATGTGCTGGTCATTGAGGAGGAGGCCATTGTCGGCGTCGTCAGCATCGGCGACGTGGTCAAGCACCGGCTCGACGAGGCGCAGCGCACCGAGCGACACCTGTACGAATACATTGCCGGGGCCGGCTACCACTGA
- a CDS encoding IS110 family transposase — MKENNAIFVGLDVSKLKISVAAAEGERSGEVRFLGDISSEPASVAALVRKLSKPARTLHFCYEAGPTGYGLYRQIVELGHECAVVAPSLIPKRPGDRVKTNRRDAMSLARLHRAGELTPVWVPDESHEAMRDLVRARDAAQEVLKQLRQQLQSFLLRHGRIYTGRKPWTRAHARWLADQAFEHHAHHILLAEYCQAIDDATVRLDRLNKLVTDTAASWSMAPVVAAYQAMRGVAFMTAVTFVVEIGDVRRFDNPRQLMAYLGLVPSESSTGERIKRGGITKAGNIRARRALIEGAWTYRYPARVSPTIQARLVGLPKVVRDIAWKGQVRLCTRYRRLISAGKAKTVAVTAIAREMAAFLWAIGQEVAPLGKF, encoded by the coding sequence ATGAAGGAAAATAACGCAATATTCGTCGGGCTGGACGTTTCAAAACTGAAGATTTCCGTCGCGGCGGCGGAGGGAGAGCGCAGTGGCGAGGTCCGTTTTCTGGGCGACATTTCCTCAGAGCCCGCATCAGTGGCCGCGTTGGTCCGCAAGCTCTCCAAGCCCGCACGTACACTTCACTTTTGTTACGAGGCGGGTCCTACAGGTTACGGTCTCTACCGCCAGATCGTGGAATTGGGACATGAATGCGCTGTAGTGGCTCCGTCCCTTATTCCCAAGCGCCCAGGCGACAGGGTGAAGACAAATCGTCGGGATGCAATGAGCTTGGCACGGCTGCATCGTGCGGGCGAATTGACGCCGGTCTGGGTTCCTGACGAAAGCCACGAGGCTATGCGCGATCTGGTGCGTGCACGCGATGCGGCCCAAGAAGTGCTGAAGCAATTGCGCCAACAGCTCCAGTCCTTTTTACTTCGTCACGGCCGCATTTATACAGGGCGCAAGCCGTGGACACGGGCGCATGCCCGCTGGCTGGCGGACCAGGCCTTCGAACATCACGCCCATCACATTCTGCTCGCGGAATATTGCCAGGCTATTGACGACGCCACAGTGCGCCTGGATCGGTTGAACAAGCTTGTCACTGACACCGCGGCATCCTGGTCTATGGCTCCGGTGGTGGCTGCCTACCAAGCAATGCGCGGCGTGGCGTTCATGACAGCGGTCACCTTCGTGGTCGAAATCGGCGATGTACGTCGTTTCGACAACCCTCGTCAGCTAATGGCATATCTAGGCTTGGTGCCGTCAGAAAGCTCGACGGGCGAACGCATCAAACGTGGCGGGATCACCAAAGCGGGCAACATCCGGGCGCGCCGCGCACTCATAGAAGGGGCTTGGACATATCGCTACCCGGCGCGTGTGAGCCCGACGATCCAGGCTCGGCTTGTAGGCCTGCCGAAGGTGGTCCGGGACATAGCGTGGAAGGGACAGGTGCGGCTTTGCACGCGTTATCGCCGGCTAATCAGCGCCGGCAAGGCAAAGACAGTCGCGGTAACCGCTATCGCGCGGGAAATGGCGGCTTTCCTATGGGCGATTGGACAAGAGGTTGCGCCGCTCGGGAAGTTTTAG
- a CDS encoding IS3 family transposase (programmed frameshift) gives MSKSNFSEEFKRDAVRQITERGYPVAEVSQRLGVSQHSLYEWKKKFAASNAKGNDETEEIRRLKKELARVTEERDIPKKSGRVFRQGCKVKYAFIALHRLQFSVRTMCRLLRVHPSGFYTWLKNPLSRRANEDKRQTDLLLKAWEESGKVYGYRKLHDDLLDQGEICCPNRVARLTRLAGIKAQIGYKRRPGIYGGRPAVAIDNTLDRQFDVAAPDKAWVTDITYIRTCEGFAYLAVVIDLYSRRVIGWAMQSRQTTDVVLQALLMAVWRRKPKDKVLIHSDQGSQFTSMDWASFLRHHNLVHSMSRRGNCHDNAVAESFFNLLKRERIRRRVYRSRDEARQDVFDYIEMFYNPKRKHVRNGMLSPVEFEKQQKI, from the exons ATGAGCAAATCGAATTTCAGCGAAGAGTTTAAGCGTGACGCGGTGCGCCAGATCACGGAGCGAGGCTATCCGGTTGCTGAGGTTTCGCAGCGTCTCGGCGTCAGCCAGCATTCGCTCTACGAATGGAAGAAGAAGTTTGCTGCGTCGAACGCCAAGGGCAACGACGAGACCGAGGAGATCAGGCGGCTAAAGAAGGAACTGGCTCGCGTTACCGAGGAGCGAGATATCC CTAAAAAAAGCGGCCGCGTATTTCGCCAGGGATGCAAAGTGAAGTACGCGTTCATTGCTCTGCATCGCTTGCAGTTTTCGGTGCGGACGATGTGCCGCCTTCTGCGGGTTCATCCCAGTGGATTTTACACCTGGCTGAAGAACCCGCTGAGCAGGCGAGCCAACGAGGACAAACGACAGACCGATCTGCTCCTGAAGGCATGGGAAGAGAGCGGGAAGGTCTACGGTTATCGCAAGCTGCACGACGACCTTCTCGATCAGGGCGAGATATGCTGCCCGAACCGGGTTGCGCGTCTGACCCGTCTCGCCGGGATCAAGGCGCAGATTGGCTACAAACGCCGTCCCGGCATCTATGGCGGCAGGCCTGCCGTCGCTATCGACAACACGCTCGACCGGCAGTTTGACGTAGCGGCTCCGGACAAGGCCTGGGTCACGGACATCACCTATATCCGGACCTGCGAAGGTTTTGCTTATTTGGCCGTCGTCATCGACCTCTATTCCCGCCGGGTCATCGGCTGGGCGATGCAGAGCCGCCAAACCACGGACGTCGTATTGCAGGCTCTGCTCATGGCGGTGTGGCGACGCAAACCGAAGGACAAAGTGCTGATCCACTCCGATCAGGGCTCGCAATTCACCAGCATGGACTGGGCCTCGTTCCTCAGGCACCACAATCTGGTTCACTCGATGAGCCGACGCGGCAACTGCCATGACAATGCGGTGGCCGAGAGCTTCTTCAATCTTCTGAAGCGAGAGAGGATACGTCGCAGGGTCTACCGTTCACGCGATGAAGCTCGCCAGGACGTGTTCGACTACATCGAAATGTTCTACAACCCGAAACGCAAACACGTCAGGAACGGGATGCTGTCACCCGTCGAGTTCGAGAAGCAGCAGAAAATCTAA
- the nuoH gene encoding NADH-quinone oxidoreductase subunit NuoH: MELLVALGLIALKIALLIAMLLLLPLPLTWLERKIAGHMQQRMGPMRVGWHGLLQPVADGIKLLTKEDHIPAEADRFLFKLAPILALAPPFVVFVAIPFGETVSVLNAEITLYVSNLNVALLFVFAVIGLEVYGVIFGGWAANSKYAVLGSLRTCAQMISYEIPMGFAVIGVVMLAQSMSLVDIVRAQSDLWNIVYQPIGFFVFFVAGLAEAQRIPFDLAEAEGDLGAGFHTEYSGIRFALFMVSEYVIVLLVSVLSVILFFGGWNGILIPLPPLLWFALKVAFFIYVFMWFRFTLPRYRYDQLMAIGWKVLLPLSMANIIITGIAFT; this comes from the coding sequence ATGGAACTTCTCGTCGCCCTTGGCCTTATCGCCCTCAAGATCGCATTGCTCATCGCAATGCTTCTACTCTTGCCTTTGCCGCTGACCTGGCTGGAGCGAAAGATTGCCGGCCACATGCAGCAGCGCATGGGTCCGATGCGCGTGGGGTGGCACGGCCTGCTGCAGCCAGTGGCTGACGGTATCAAGCTCCTGACGAAAGAGGATCATATCCCTGCAGAGGCAGATCGCTTCCTATTCAAGCTGGCGCCGATCCTGGCGCTCGCTCCGCCCTTTGTGGTGTTTGTCGCGATCCCCTTCGGCGAGACCGTCTCAGTGCTCAATGCAGAGATCACGCTCTACGTTTCCAATCTGAATGTGGCATTGCTCTTCGTCTTCGCGGTGATCGGTCTGGAGGTCTATGGCGTCATCTTCGGCGGCTGGGCCGCCAACAGCAAATACGCCGTTCTCGGCAGTCTGAGGACCTGCGCACAGATGATCAGCTACGAAATCCCCATGGGTTTCGCAGTCATCGGCGTCGTGATGCTCGCACAGTCGATGAGCCTCGTGGACATCGTGCGCGCCCAGAGCGATCTCTGGAACATCGTCTATCAACCGATCGGGTTCTTCGTCTTCTTCGTTGCGGGATTGGCCGAAGCGCAGCGCATTCCCTTCGACCTGGCCGAAGCGGAAGGGGATCTCGGCGCCGGGTTCCATACCGAGTACAGCGGTATTCGTTTCGCGCTCTTCATGGTCAGCGAATACGTCATCGTGCTCCTGGTATCGGTCCTCTCCGTCATCCTGTTTTTCGGCGGCTGGAACGGTATTCTCATTCCGCTGCCGCCGCTTCTCTGGTTTGCGCTCAAAGTGGCATTCTTCATTTATGTGTTTATGTGGTTCCGTTTCACTTTGCCCCGCTATCGCTATGACCAACTGATGGCGATCGGATGGAAAGTCTTGCTTCCTCTGTCAATGGCGAACATAATTATCACTGGTATTGCTTTCACTTAG
- a CDS encoding NADH-quinone oxidoreductase subunit I: MSRVVDRAGTWIGWALFADLASAFTLTFGYMFSKPVTMQYPDKEKWLPYSRYRGHHFLKRDEEGEIKCVACELCARICPCDCIEVVPYEDENGNRHPAKFEIDTARCLFCGLCEDACPADAIALGQQYEFSSFSSRDLVIGRDDLLEKPGKAMAGGGVVAARLNTDEDVLVETSEPHGYNWWRNIRRT, translated from the coding sequence ATGTCACGCGTAGTCGACAGAGCTGGAACATGGATCGGCTGGGCGCTTTTTGCCGACCTGGCGAGCGCCTTTACGCTGACCTTTGGCTATATGTTCTCCAAGCCGGTGACCATGCAGTATCCGGACAAGGAGAAGTGGCTCCCCTATTCGCGCTATCGCGGCCATCACTTCCTCAAACGCGACGAAGAGGGCGAGATCAAGTGTGTCGCGTGCGAGCTTTGCGCTCGCATCTGCCCCTGCGACTGCATCGAAGTCGTTCCCTACGAGGACGAAAACGGCAACCGACACCCAGCAAAATTCGAGATCGACACGGCCAGGTGCCTTTTCTGCGGCCTCTGTGAGGACGCCTGCCCTGCGGACGCCATCGCACTTGGCCAGCAGTATGAATTCTCGAGTTTTTCGTCGCGTGACCTGGTGATCGGACGCGACGATCTGCTCGAAAAACCTGGAAAGGCGATGGCCGGCGGTGGTGTCGTCGCCGCACGCCTGAATACGGATGAGGACGTGCTGGTCGAAACGAGCGAACCGCATGGATACAACTGGTGGCGCAATATCCGGCGAACGTGA
- the nuoF gene encoding NADH-quinone oxidoreductase subunit NuoF — MYEPVLLKNVNVQDGHLLSTYEAGGGYRGLHKALKEHTPDEIIDLVKRSNLRGRGGAGFPTGMKWSFVPKRADKPKYLCCNADEGEPGTFKDRIVMERDPHQLVEGMAISAYAIGAEVAYVYIRGEYVLAIRRLEQAIAEAKAKGYLGTGILGSDFNFVVHVHCGAGAYICGEETAMLDSLEGKRAQPRLKPPFPAVAGLYASPTVINNVETLVCVPHIVARGPDWFRGIGPEKSPGPKLYCVSGQVRMPGLYELPMGIPLRELVEDHAGGPPAGRKIKAVIPGGVSAPVIPEPGLDVGMDFDSLAAAGTMLGSAGVIVVDDTTCMVKVATRIIEFFHHESCGKCTPCREGLNWVVKVLRRIEAGEGAPGDMEQLDMLCKGIFGNTFCALGDGAAMGLRASLAHFREEFVAHIEERKCPFH, encoded by the coding sequence ATGTACGAACCGGTTCTTTTGAAGAATGTGAACGTGCAGGATGGGCATCTTCTTTCGACATATGAGGCCGGCGGCGGCTACCGAGGGCTTCACAAAGCCCTCAAGGAACATACGCCCGACGAGATCATCGATCTCGTCAAGAGATCGAACCTGCGTGGCCGCGGCGGAGCCGGGTTTCCGACCGGCATGAAGTGGAGTTTCGTCCCCAAGCGGGCCGACAAGCCGAAGTATCTCTGCTGTAACGCCGACGAAGGGGAGCCTGGCACCTTCAAGGACCGGATCGTCATGGAGCGCGACCCGCACCAATTGGTCGAAGGCATGGCGATCAGCGCCTATGCGATCGGAGCCGAGGTCGCCTATGTCTACATTCGCGGCGAGTATGTGCTGGCGATCAGGCGGCTGGAACAGGCGATTGCCGAGGCCAAAGCCAAAGGCTATCTCGGAACAGGGATACTGGGCTCGGACTTCAATTTCGTCGTCCACGTCCATTGCGGTGCTGGTGCCTATATCTGTGGCGAAGAGACCGCGATGCTCGACTCGCTCGAGGGCAAGAGGGCACAGCCGCGCCTGAAGCCGCCATTTCCAGCCGTTGCGGGGCTCTATGCCAGCCCGACCGTCATCAACAATGTCGAGACGCTGGTCTGCGTGCCGCATATCGTGGCGCGGGGCCCTGACTGGTTCCGCGGTATCGGACCCGAAAAGAGCCCAGGCCCGAAGCTCTACTGCGTCAGCGGACAGGTGCGCATGCCCGGCCTCTACGAGCTTCCGATGGGGATCCCGCTTCGAGAACTGGTCGAGGACCATGCCGGCGGGCCGCCGGCCGGTCGCAAGATCAAGGCGGTAATACCAGGTGGTGTTTCCGCACCGGTGATCCCGGAGCCGGGCCTGGACGTCGGGATGGACTTTGACTCGCTTGCTGCTGCCGGCACGATGCTGGGTTCGGCAGGCGTGATCGTCGTCGATGACACGACCTGCATGGTCAAGGTCGCCACCCGCATCATCGAGTTCTTTCACCACGAGTCCTGCGGCAAGTGCACACCCTGCCGCGAGGGGTTGAACTGGGTTGTGAAAGTGCTGCGCCGGATCGAGGCGGGCGAGGGCGCCCCCGGCGACATGGAGCAGCTGGACATGCTCTGCAAAGGCATTTTCGGCAATACGTTTTGTGCTTTGGGTGACGGTGCTGCGATGGGGTTGCGGGCCTCGCTTGCGCATTTCCGCGAGGAGTTTGTCGCCCATATCGAGGAGCGGAAGTGTCCGTTCCACTAA
- the nuoG gene encoding NADH-quinone oxidoreductase subunit NuoG gives MVSVTVNGQTLEVEAGSTVLQAAQRLGIEIPTFCYLKRLPPLASCRMCLIEIEGLRRLQPSCATAVTEGMVVRTDTPLIDETRSSMLDMLLANHPLDCPICDKGGECELQDMVMAYGPGRSRFHDPKRVFHSRDIRLSPVVIMNVNRCIQCQRCVRMCEEVVGAVALGTVEKGMDTAVTGFEGSLASCDQCGNCIEVCPVGALMSFPYRYKARPWDLAEVDTICPHCGTGCQLTVGARKGEFMRVRSKEEHGVNRETLCARGRFGLDFIEGHDRIKRPMIRRDGTLVPVSWDESGDYLRRRLAAVESKASGGLVSPRLPNEVLYQFQKLMRTVFATNNIDSSSRWSTPFDALAPLMAGYSRAPLTDVIGVDHVLVIGGNVTEENPVTEYLLRDAARRRGTGLLMLSTRPSRLDADAKAVVRVSPGGEVASLAAVVAGLAAAVGDKLSGDAVAEIGVAVGGPVAGNGGDGPDRLAAALNEGSTVTVLVSVDLLRSSDARGALQQLTNLLQLLRLLGKTPALQFLFDRANQLGAFDMGALAGGLPGLQPVVDETARAALARNWGAEIPHGPGGDLDAMLDLCVAGQMGALYLVGTDPLVSYPDREFVARALGAADLLIVQDSFLNETAALAEVVLPAAGYGEEPGSFTNNEGRIQQVAKFREPVFEARGNLAIFDFVAAERGQILQPSTHVAVFDEIARLIPAYQALTWTGLGADGAFTKEGPTPPAEAFHAPPTVSQPHDGLLLVTGNCLFHNGYLTERSEILNTVANDPYVAMSAEDAAKLGLSDGDQVVVRSTRGELVAQLKVEKPFPKGLVFVPENYRSLRLNSLMRRGEYPCPVKVHKAATAHAIEGTNRVWRGA, from the coding sequence ATGGTGAGCGTTACGGTCAATGGGCAAACACTGGAGGTCGAGGCCGGCTCGACGGTGTTGCAGGCCGCCCAGCGCTTGGGCATCGAAATTCCGACCTTCTGCTACTTAAAGCGCCTGCCGCCGCTTGCCTCCTGCCGCATGTGTCTCATCGAGATCGAGGGGCTGCGGCGGCTACAGCCGTCCTGCGCCACAGCCGTCACTGAAGGCATGGTCGTGCGAACGGATACGCCACTGATTGATGAAACACGTTCGTCCATGCTGGACATGCTGCTTGCCAACCACCCGCTCGACTGCCCGATCTGCGACAAGGGCGGCGAGTGTGAGCTCCAGGACATGGTGATGGCCTATGGCCCGGGGAGAAGCCGCTTTCATGATCCCAAGCGCGTCTTCCATTCTCGCGACATTCGCCTGAGCCCGGTCGTCATCATGAACGTCAACCGTTGTATCCAGTGCCAGCGCTGCGTGCGCATGTGCGAGGAGGTCGTCGGCGCGGTCGCCCTTGGCACCGTCGAGAAAGGCATGGATACGGCCGTCACCGGCTTTGAGGGCAGTCTTGCCAGTTGCGACCAGTGTGGCAACTGCATCGAAGTCTGTCCGGTCGGCGCGCTGATGAGCTTTCCCTATCGCTATAAGGCTCGGCCCTGGGATCTCGCCGAGGTCGACACGATCTGTCCGCATTGCGGCACGGGATGTCAGTTGACCGTCGGCGCGCGCAAGGGCGAATTCATGCGTGTCCGGTCCAAGGAGGAACACGGCGTCAACCGCGAAACGCTCTGCGCACGCGGCCGTTTCGGCCTTGACTTCATCGAAGGGCATGATCGGATCAAACGACCGATGATCCGCCGCGACGGCACTCTTGTGCCGGTCTCCTGGGACGAATCAGGAGACTATCTGCGCCGGCGGCTAGCAGCGGTCGAAAGCAAGGCTTCCGGCGGACTTGTCTCGCCGCGCCTGCCCAATGAGGTTCTCTATCAGTTCCAAAAGCTCATGCGCACGGTCTTTGCGACCAACAACATCGACAGCTCGTCGCGCTGGTCCACACCCTTCGACGCGCTTGCCCCGCTGATGGCAGGCTACAGTCGTGCACCTTTGACGGACGTGATCGGCGTCGATCACGTGCTTGTTATCGGCGGCAACGTGACCGAGGAAAACCCGGTCACCGAGTATCTGCTGCGGGATGCCGCCAGGCGGCGCGGGACTGGATTACTCATGCTCTCGACGCGACCGTCCCGCCTCGACGCCGATGCTAAGGCTGTGGTTCGTGTATCGCCTGGCGGAGAGGTCGCGAGCCTTGCAGCCGTGGTTGCCGGACTTGCTGCGGCCGTCGGTGACAAACTGTCAGGTGACGCTGTTGCAGAGATCGGCGTGGCAGTCGGCGGCCCGGTGGCTGGCAATGGCGGCGATGGACCGGATCGTCTGGCCGCAGCACTCAACGAAGGCAGCACTGTCACCGTGCTTGTCAGTGTCGACCTCCTGAGATCGTCAGACGCGCGGGGAGCGTTGCAGCAACTCACCAATCTCTTGCAACTGCTTCGCCTCCTCGGCAAGACCCCAGCATTGCAGTTCCTCTTCGACCGCGCCAACCAGCTGGGCGCCTTTGATATGGGGGCCCTGGCGGGCGGCTTGCCGGGGCTGCAGCCGGTTGTCGACGAGACGGCGCGCGCCGCTCTTGCCCGGAACTGGGGCGCCGAAATCCCCCATGGGCCGGGTGGTGACCTCGACGCGATGCTGGATCTCTGCGTGGCTGGGCAAATGGGGGCGCTCTACCTTGTCGGAACTGACCCCCTGGTCTCTTATCCGGACAGGGAGTTCGTGGCGCGGGCACTTGGCGCCGCTGATCTCTTGATCGTGCAGGACAGTTTCCTTAACGAGACGGCCGCACTGGCCGAGGTTGTCTTGCCAGCGGCGGGCTACGGTGAAGAGCCCGGCAGCTTTACCAACAACGAGGGTCGCATCCAGCAGGTCGCCAAGTTCCGGGAACCAGTCTTTGAGGCGCGGGGTAATCTCGCTATCTTCGATTTTGTCGCAGCTGAGCGCGGCCAAATATTGCAGCCTTCGACGCATGTCGCGGTTTTCGATGAGATCGCCCGGCTGATACCGGCCTATCAGGCGCTCACCTGGACCGGACTTGGTGCCGACGGTGCCTTCACGAAAGAAGGCCCGACGCCACCGGCGGAAGCCTTCCATGCACCGCCGACCGTTTCGCAACCGCACGACGGGCTCCTGCTCGTCACCGGCAACTGTCTATTCCACAATGGCTATCTGACCGAGCGTTCGGAGATCCTGAACACGGTCGCCAACGATCCTTATGTCGCGATGAGCGCTGAGGATGCGGCTAAGCTTGGCCTTTCGGACGGCGACCAGGTGGTCGTTCGTTCAACCCGCGGTGAACTGGTAGCGCAGCTCAAGGTCGAAAAGCCGTTTCCCAAGGGTCTTGTCTTTGTTCCCGAAAACTATCGGTCTCTTCGCCTCAACAGCTTGATGAGGCGCGGTGAATACCCGTGTCCGGTTAAGGTTCACAAGGCAGCAACAGCGCACGCAATCGAGGGCACGAACCGGGTCTGGCGAGGAGCATGA